Proteins encoded by one window of Marixanthomonas sp. SCSIO 43207:
- the rpsA gene encoding 30S ribosomal protein S1, with the protein MADKANKEAAKEKAAKNQEEVAVAEQKATEETTKPQEELSLKQKNPEKFLEEFNWHNYEEGIDPIDDGKLEEFEKLVAENFVDTLDDEVVEGEVVHITDRDAIIDINAKSEGVISLNEFRYNPDLKEGDKVEVLIDVREDSTGQLILSHRKARTIKAWERVNTAHDEGTIVNGYVKCRTKGGMIVDVFGIEAFLPGSQIDVKPIRDYDAYVGKTMEFKVVKINHEFKNVVVSHKALIEADIEEQKKEIIGQLEKGQVLEGVVKNITSYGVFVDLGGVDGLIHITDLSWSRINHPNEIVDLDQKLNVVILDFDEDKTRIQLGLKQLKAHPWDALGDDLKVGDNVKGKVVVIADYGAFIEVAEGVEGLIHVSEMSWSTHLRSAQDFVNVGDEVEAQILTMDKEDRKMSLGIKQLTPDPWTDITSKYPVGSKHTGIVRNFTNFGVFVELEEGIDGLIYISDLSWTKKIKHPSEFTNIGDELEVVVLELDVEGRKLSLGHKQTEDNPWDKYEDEFAVGTKHTATIDDVVDKGATIEFNDDITAFVPKRHLEKEDGTDLKKGDEAEFQIIEFNKEFKKVVASHMVIHKEEEAKIVKAAAKKQAAQAEESKTTLGDANQKLQELKDKMAGK; encoded by the coding sequence ATGGCTGATAAAGCAAACAAAGAAGCAGCAAAAGAAAAAGCTGCTAAAAATCAAGAAGAAGTAGCTGTTGCAGAACAAAAGGCTACAGAGGAAACTACAAAACCTCAAGAAGAACTTTCACTTAAGCAAAAAAACCCAGAGAAGTTTTTAGAAGAGTTCAACTGGCACAATTATGAAGAAGGAATTGATCCTATTGATGATGGTAAGCTAGAAGAGTTTGAAAAACTAGTTGCTGAAAACTTTGTTGATACCTTAGATGATGAGGTAGTAGAAGGAGAAGTAGTTCACATTACAGACCGTGATGCAATTATTGACATCAATGCAAAGAGTGAAGGAGTTATTTCGTTAAACGAATTTCGTTACAACCCAGACCTTAAAGAAGGAGACAAAGTAGAAGTATTAATTGATGTACGTGAAGATAGTACAGGTCAATTAATTCTTTCTCACCGTAAAGCAAGAACTATCAAAGCTTGGGAGCGTGTAAATACAGCTCACGACGAGGGTACTATTGTTAATGGTTATGTGAAGTGCCGTACAAAAGGTGGTATGATTGTAGATGTATTTGGTATTGAAGCATTCTTACCTGGTTCTCAAATAGATGTGAAGCCTATCCGTGATTATGATGCATATGTAGGTAAAACAATGGAATTTAAGGTTGTAAAAATTAACCACGAATTTAAAAACGTTGTTGTTTCGCATAAAGCTCTTATCGAGGCAGATATCGAAGAACAGAAAAAAGAAATCATTGGTCAACTTGAAAAAGGACAAGTACTAGAAGGTGTTGTTAAAAACATTACTTCTTATGGCGTGTTTGTTGACCTTGGAGGTGTTGATGGATTAATCCACATTACAGACCTTTCTTGGTCTCGTATCAACCATCCAAATGAAATTGTTGATCTTGATCAAAAATTAAACGTAGTAATCCTTGACTTTGATGAGGATAAAACACGTATTCAATTAGGTCTTAAACAGCTAAAAGCACACCCTTGGGATGCTCTTGGAGATGACCTTAAAGTAGGCGACAATGTAAAAGGTAAAGTTGTGGTTATTGCAGACTACGGTGCATTTATTGAAGTTGCTGAAGGAGTAGAAGGATTAATTCACGTAAGTGAAATGTCTTGGTCAACCCACTTACGTAGTGCACAAGATTTTGTAAACGTTGGTGATGAAGTTGAAGCACAGATTCTTACTATGGATAAAGAAGACCGTAAAATGTCTCTTGGTATTAAGCAATTAACTCCAGATCCATGGACTGATATTACAAGTAAATACCCTGTAGGTTCAAAACACACTGGTATTGTGCGTAACTTCACAAACTTTGGAGTATTTGTAGAATTGGAAGAAGGAATTGATGGACTAATTTACATTAGTGATCTTTCTTGGACTAAGAAAATCAAGCACCCAAGTGAGTTTACAAACATTGGTGATGAGCTAGAAGTAGTTGTACTTGAACTAGATGTTGAAGGACGTAAATTAAGTTTAGGTCATAAGCAAACAGAAGACAATCCTTGGGATAAATACGAAGATGAGTTTGCTGTAGGTACAAAACACACTGCTACTATCGATGATGTAGTAGATAAAGGAGCAACAATAGAGTTTAACGACGATATTACTGCTTTTGTACCAAAACGTCACCTAGAAAAAGAAGATGGAACAGATCTTAAGAAAGGTGATGAAGCAGAATTCCAAATTATTGAATTCAACAAAGAATTCAAGAAAGTGGTTGCTTCACATATGGTAATTCATAAAGAAGAAGAAGCTAAAATAGTAAAAGCTGCTGCCAAAAAGCAAGCTGCACAAGCCGAAGAGTCAAAAACTACTCTAGGTGATGCTAACCAAAAGCTTCAAGAATTGAAAGATAAAATGGCTGGAAAATAA
- a CDS encoding glyoxalase, protein MNTRDEVLLQIRPEIPSARFHEHMSDGEYFQNNTLRPVVKLQNDLLVSAFRNYVRKHKNVFYDLSIEKRLDYIDNAIQKDMKFRNSLKGMIIGQFTIHEYEMYIKDSSALNKRMMNIVIDRLKSNVQVLEPEFA, encoded by the coding sequence ATGAACACACGAGATGAAGTTCTTTTACAAATAAGACCAGAAATTCCGTCCGCTAGATTTCATGAACACATGAGCGATGGTGAGTATTTTCAAAACAATACATTGCGCCCTGTTGTTAAACTTCAGAATGATTTATTGGTTTCTGCTTTCAGAAATTATGTAAGAAAGCACAAAAATGTTTTTTATGATCTTTCTATTGAAAAACGACTGGATTACATAGATAATGCAATTCAAAAGGATATGAAGTTTAGAAATTCGTTAAAAGGTATGATCATTGGTCAATTTACTATTCATGAATACGAAATGTATATCAAGGATTCTTCTGCTCTAAACAAGCGAATGATGAATATTGTTATTGATCGTTTAAAAAGCAATGTTCAAGTCTTAGAACCAGAATTTGCTTAA
- a CDS encoding NAD-dependent succinate-semialdehyde dehydrogenase yields MGTKTSINPYTGKKIDSFKTHTKTEVKEILSQADKRFYKWRETSYSERKKLMLAAALELKKNKKEYAQTMTNEMGKPIKQAIAEIEKCAWVCEYYAEHAEKQLSNETIKTDAHKSYVSYEPIGVVLAVMPWNYPFWQVFRFAAPALMAGNIGVLKHASNVFGSALNIEKVFKRAGFPEYCFTTLKVGSDMIEEIIENPIVKAVTLTGSGPAGSSVASIAGKNIKKSVLELGGNNALVVLNDCDIDTTIDTCVQARFQNTGQSCIAGKRLLVDASISEEFIQNLIKKVRELKSGDPMDEETYIGTLAREDLAQDLEKQVSATIQAGAKLEIGGKRQNAYFEPTVVSSVTSDMAMFKEETFGPALSITTFETIEEAIELSNTSKFGLGVSIFSENIEAAEKLAYRFDEGAVFINELVKSDPRLPFGGVKESGYGRELSNHGITEFVNRKTVYINK; encoded by the coding sequence ATGGGCACAAAAACCTCGATAAATCCCTATACAGGAAAAAAAATTGATTCTTTTAAAACGCATACCAAGACCGAAGTAAAAGAAATTTTATCACAAGCAGATAAACGGTTTTATAAATGGCGAGAAACCTCATATTCAGAACGAAAAAAACTGATGTTAGCTGCAGCTTTAGAATTAAAGAAAAATAAAAAAGAGTATGCTCAAACGATGACAAACGAAATGGGAAAACCCATTAAGCAAGCCATAGCTGAGATTGAAAAATGTGCTTGGGTTTGTGAGTATTATGCCGAACATGCCGAAAAGCAGTTATCAAATGAAACAATAAAAACTGATGCACATAAAAGTTATGTGAGTTATGAGCCAATAGGAGTTGTACTAGCTGTGATGCCTTGGAATTATCCCTTTTGGCAAGTTTTTCGTTTTGCAGCCCCTGCTTTAATGGCAGGAAACATAGGAGTGCTAAAACACGCTTCAAATGTTTTTGGGAGTGCTTTAAATATTGAAAAAGTCTTTAAACGAGCTGGTTTTCCTGAGTATTGCTTCACTACCTTAAAAGTTGGTAGTGATATGATAGAAGAGATTATTGAAAACCCCATAGTTAAAGCGGTTACATTAACCGGAAGTGGTCCAGCAGGTTCATCAGTAGCTTCAATAGCGGGGAAGAATATAAAAAAATCGGTTTTGGAGTTAGGCGGAAATAATGCTTTAGTTGTTCTTAACGATTGTGATATAGATACAACCATTGATACGTGCGTACAAGCTCGCTTTCAAAACACAGGACAAAGCTGTATTGCCGGTAAACGTTTACTGGTTGATGCTTCAATTTCAGAAGAATTTATTCAGAATTTGATAAAAAAAGTAAGAGAGCTTAAAAGCGGAGATCCTATGGATGAAGAGACTTACATTGGTACTTTAGCGCGAGAAGATTTGGCACAAGATCTAGAAAAACAAGTTAGCGCCACAATACAAGCAGGAGCCAAGCTAGAGATAGGGGGAAAGCGCCAAAATGCTTACTTTGAGCCTACTGTTGTGAGTAGTGTTACTAGCGACATGGCTATGTTTAAAGAAGAAACGTTTGGACCGGCTTTATCTATAACTACTTTTGAAACCATTGAAGAAGCTATTGAACTTTCTAATACATCAAAATTTGGATTGGGTGTTTCTATTTTTTCTGAAAATATTGAAGCTGCTGAAAAACTAGCATATCGATTTGATGAAGGAGCTGTTTTTATAAATGAATTGGTTAAAAGTGATCCTCGGTTGCCTTTTGGTGGAGTAAAAGAAAGTGGATACGGACGTGAATTAAGTAACCACGGTATTACAGAATTTGTAAACAGAAAAACGGTATACATCAATAAATAA